The following nucleotide sequence is from Deltaproteobacteria bacterium.
CGCCTGCGGAGCGGGCGGATACCTGCTCGCCGCCGACCAGAACCGGTCGGCGACCGAGATCGAGGTCTTCGAGCGCGAGAGCCTGACGCACCTCGGAACGTTCCGGCTGCGCAACGCCGCGGGCGCCGCGACGCGGGCGACCGACGGGATCGCGCTCCTGCAGACGCCGCTCCCGGGCTACGCGAGCGGGCTGCTCGCGGTGTGCGACGGGTGCGGCTCGACGCCGCGGGACGAGATGGACGTCGTCGGTTGGGACCAGGTCGCCGCGGTCATGGGCCTCGAGCGGTGTCCGGGCGGCGGGGCGCCCGACTGCACGACGGCGCCGTGCGCGCGGCGGGTGGTGGCGACTGCCGACGCGTTCGTGACGCACGAGGCGCCGCTCACGAACTTCGGCAAGGCGGCCACGCTCGAAGTCGAACGCAAGCCCGGGCAGATCATGGAGACGCTCCTGCGCTTCGAGGTGCCCGAGCTCGCGGGGGTCGAGGTTCTCGGCGCGCGCCTGCGCCTCACCGTCGATCCCCGCAAGGGCGCCGACAGCGACGGCGGCGGCCGCCTCTTCCGGACCACCGACAAGTGGACCGAGGAGGACGTCACGTTCGCCAAGCGACCGGGCGCCGTCGGCCCCGTCGTGTCGATGATCGGCAGGGTCCGGCGCGACGAGCCCGTGGACCTCGACGTGAGCAAGGTGGTGCGCGGCGCGGGTCGCTACGACTTCCTGCTCGTCGCCAATTCCAAGAACCGGGTGCGCTATCGCAGCCGCGAGGCCGCGGACAGTCCGCCGACGCTCGTCCTGACGCTGCGGGCGCGGACCGAGGCGGTGGCGCCGGTGCCGGACGGCGATGCGCATGCGGCGCTCGTGGACGCCGTGGCGGACGCGCCGACGGTCGAAGCGGCGACGCGTCCATGACGGCGTGGACGGGGCTCGCTCGCGTCC
It contains:
- a CDS encoding phytase gives rise to the protein MSVRRSPGFPLGVRGLAVAGLVICVVLVVAAGLWSRSTEEPAASALDVGPLAFEARGAGRNIDAPCFWTNPRDPAGSLLFVTAKDSRVVEIFRAATGARVGEIAGFKRPNNCAVEGDMLLTTDAGAPEVTMHHLPDLELVGSFGTDMLSPQGIDVLSTPEGQSLVYVTDSADASVHVYDLDGGAPVRTFPTGFGEGIEPILADDRYQRIFVARGEKEEARGIGVFTPEGTLVREFGGAIFSADTEGLGIYACGAGGYLLAADQNRSATEIEVFERESLTHLGTFRLRNAAGAATRATDGIALLQTPLPGYASGLLAVCDGCGSTPRDEMDVVGWDQVAAVMGLERCPGGGAPDCTTAPCARRVVATADAFVTHEAPLTNFGKAATLEVERKPGQIMETLLRFEVPELAGVEVLGARLRLTVDPRKGADSDGGGRLFRTTDKWTEEDVTFAKRPGAVGPVVSMIGRVRRDEPVDLDVSKVVRGAGRYDFLLVANSKNRVRYRSREAADSPPTLVLTLRARTEAVAPVPDGDAHAALVDAVADAPTVEAATRP